Proteins from a genomic interval of Crassostrea angulata isolate pt1a10 chromosome 7, ASM2561291v2, whole genome shotgun sequence:
- the LOC128191585 gene encoding kelch-like protein 3 has product MMKDTMIVTTEVLPKREPIVVNRDVWYSFMSKEDADPQACWLERKRQERMKAEKAALGASTSRVSTSTTSSSGSVVLDSLKLRDIQQKVDRNQNQTPSPPSSVSPPSSVSSTASDDEVPSNLKIASDDEVPRNLQKSSPKAENESDSAPLSGHIQASNSMHYAHVGQYLNEIYNREQICDISFKLGSIIYPVHKVVLASQSPLFEKMFDSKDFTQPPIRPRQIRVTGVSEGSLKTFLNCIYSGDINIIKPDCLHEILDLSRMFEVQQITQMCLQKISSLGHHDLLKLLQKMGRHKDVQVCDILMDAIAKNFMEIRNSSSFYGLDVETICMILSNGRLDVNSEMDIFESVVSWLHRHKEDPMKNLERVMDTVRFSHLSSQQLMECFVKCPALKQSPHCVGLITMANWVQTSISLNQQDPLNLEIQEPRSLANSGGSVEQYLKTHCSSEFKEPDVTYDIVLMTEDAIEDFNRHACSRSQSWSTISAPCIKQYRESKWSMMDDTESELAGKPARLGTTGLQSMDCMVGRKPKQKHVSIVEGKSNDCVKHVKSKRSKRYKKQDISDGSKEDTRKAMVWGGDQWYMVGGARYKDSECPSPTNKVLMYLYETKEWRPVAPLNVARMEHSLCEVDGYIFAIGGIGEGNRLLSSVECYNPRTNCWFYVKALPEPRAAASTSAEGGNVCLKGGYSQMNHGQPSSFYYENKVELFYNMETNKWLRKY; this is encoded by the exons ATGATGAAGGACACTATGATTGTGACAACCGAAGTCCTGCCCAAGCGTGAACCGATTGTAGTAAATCGGGACGTTTGGTATAGCTTCATGAGCAAAGAGGATGCCGACCCTCAGGCCTGCTGGCTTGAGAGGAAGCGGCAAGAGAGGATGAAA GCTGAAAAAGCTGCCCTGGGAGCCTCAACATCTAGAGTTTCTACATCTACAACTTCTTCATCTGGGTCCGTGGTCTTGGACTCCTTGAAATTGAGAGATATTCAGCAGAAGG TGGACAGAAACCAGAACCAGACACCTTCTCCACCAAGTTCAGTTTCTCCACCAAGTTCTGTTTCATCAACTGCATCAGATGATGAGGTCCCCAGTAACCTTAAAATTGCCTCAGATGATGAAGTCCCCAGAAACCTTCAAAAGTCATCTCCAAAGGCTGAAAATGAAAGTGATAGTGCACCACTCTCAGGCCACATACAGGCTTCAAACAGCATGCACTATGCCCATGTTGGCcaatatttgaatgaaatctaTAACAGAGAACAGATATGTGACATTTCATTCAAACTGGGCAGCATCATTTACCCGGTGCATAAAGTGGTTCTTGCTAGTCAGAGTCCGTTGTTTGAGAAGATGTTTGACAGCAAGGACTTTACTCAGCCACCCATCAGACCAAGGCAAATTAGGGTTACTGGAGTGTCAGAGGGTTCTTTAAAGACATTCCTGAATTGCATTTATTCTGGTGATATCAATATCATCAAACCTGATTGTCTGCATGAGATACTTGATCTCTCACGGATGTTTGAGGTGCAGCAAATCACTCAGATGTGTTTGCAGAAAATCTCCTCTCTTGGTCACCATGACTTGCTGAAACTTTTGCAGAAGATGGGAAGGCATAAAGATGTTCAAGTCTGTGACATTCTGATGGATGCCATAGCCAAGAATTTTATGGAGATTAGGAACAGTTCCTCTTTCTATGGCTTAGATGTCGAAACCATCTGCATGATTTTGTCAAATGGAAGGCTTGATGTTAATTCAGAGATGGACATTTTTGAGAGCGTTGTAAGTTGGCTTCACCGTCATAAGGAGGATCCAATGAAGAATCTGGAGAGAGTGATGGATACAGTCAGGTTCTCACACCTATCAAGCCAGCAATTGATGGAATGCTTTGTTAAATGTCCCGCCCTTAAGCAAAGCCCCCATTGTGTGGGCTTGATCACTATGGCTAACTG GGTTCAGACCTCGATCAGCCTCAATCAGCAAGATCCTCTGAATCTGGAGATTCAAGAACCTCGGAGCCTTGCCAACAGTGGAGGGAGTGTTGAGCAATATCTAAAG ACACACTGTAGTTCTGAGTTCAAGGAACCCGATGTCACTTATGACATTGTTCTAATGACCGAAGATGCTATCGAGGATTTTAATCGTCATGCCTGTTCCCGAAGTCAAAGCTGGTCCACCATTTCTGCACCTTGTATCAAGCAATACAGGGAatcaaaat gGTCTATGATGGACGACACAGAATCTGAACTAGCCGGAAAGCCAGCCAGATTGGGAACTACTGGACTACAAAGCATGGATTGTATGGTGGGGAGGAAACCAAAGCAAAAACATGTTTCCATAGTGGAGGGGAAAAGCAACGACTGTGTCAAACATGTCAAATCGAAAAGGAGTAAACGATATAAAAAACAGGACATCTCTGATGGTAGTAAAGAGGATACCAGAAAGGCGATGGTGTGGGGAGGAGACCAGTGGTACATGGTTG GTGGAGCCAGGTACAAAGATTCGGAGTGTCCCTCCCCCACCAATAAAGTATTGATGTACTTGTACGAGACCAAAGAGTGGAGACCAGTGGCTCCATTGAATGTTGCCAGGATGGAGCATTCCCTTTGTGAAGTAGATGGCTATATATTTGCTATTGGTGGAATAGGTGAAGGCAATCG CTTGCTTTCATCGGTGGAGTGTTATAATCCTAGAACCAACTGTTGGTTCTATGTGAAGGCACTCCCTGAGCCCAGGGCTGCTGCCTCTACCTCGGCTGAGGGGGGCAATGTTTGTCTGAAAGGGGGATACAGTCAAATGAATCATGGGCAGCCCTCCAGTTTTTACTATGAGAACAAAGTTGAATTATTCTACAATATGGAAACCAATAA GTGGTTAAGAAAATACTGA